The sequence GTAGCGAGCCTCCTGGGGCACCACCCCGTAGGGCGCGGTCGACAACCGGTAGGCGTAATGGCGTCGCAGCGCCGAGAACCGGGCGTCGAAGTCAGCAACGGTCCGCTGCACCCGCAGCACCCGGACGTCGACCGGCAGGAAGCGCGCCAATCGCCGTGTGAGCGCCAGGAATTCCGGTTCGCCATCCCGCCGAGTCCGCGAATAGGCATGTGGTAGTGCCGAATCCGGAACATCGACGTGCGCCACCTGCCCGGTGGCGTGCACACCGGTGTCGGTGCGTCCGGCCGCGAACAACCGCACCGGAGTGCGGAACACGGTCGTCAGAGCCTCGTCGAGAACCCCGGCGACCGTGCGCTGTCCCGCTTGAACCGCCCAGCCGGCGAATTCCGTGCCGTCGTAGGCGATGTCGAGCCGAAGCCGGACGACTTCGGCCCTGCCGTCAGGACTCGTCGGTACCCTCGGTGGCCTCGGTGGCTTCGGCAGCCTCGGGAGCTTCAGTGGCCTCGACAGCGTCAGCCTCGGCGGCCGGCTCTTCGGCCTTCTCCTCGACCTTGGCGGGCTTCTCGGCCTTCTCGGTCTTGGGGGCAGCCTTGGCCGCCTTGGCCGCGGCGCGGCGAGCGCGGTCGGCCTCCGAGGTCACGGTCTTCTCCCGAACCAGCTCGATCACGGCCATCGGGGCGTTGTCACCCTGACGCGGCTCCACCTTGATGATGCGGGTGTAGCCACCGTTGCGGTCCGCGAAGTGCGGGGCGATCTCGGCGAACAGCGAGTGCACCACGTCCTTGTCACGGATCTTCTTGAGCACCTCACGCCGGTTGTGCAGCGTGCCCTTCTTGGCGTGCGTGATCAGCTTCTCGGCATACGGCCGCAATGCCCGCGCCTTCGGCTCGGTCGTCTTGATCCGGCCGTGAGTGAACAGCGACGTGGCCAGGTTGGCCAGCAGCGCCTTCTGGTGCGAGGACGATCCGCCGAGGCGGGGGCCCTTGGTGGGCTTGGGCATTGCGACTTCTCCTAAATGGGGCCGGCCCCCGTATCAGGTAGGGCCGGGACGGAATTCGATTAAAGCTGCTCGGTTTCGGCGTAGTCCTGCTCGTCGTACCCGGCGTCGGCCGACCAGGTGCCGGTGGCAACGTCGTAACCCGCCACCTGCGAAGGGTCGAAGCTGGCCGGGCTGTCCTTGAGCGACAGGCCGAGCTGGTGCAGCTTGACCTTGACCTCGTCGATGGACTTCTGACCGAAGTTGCGGATGTCGAGCAGGTCGGACTCGGTGCGGGCGACCAACTCCCCGACCGTGTGCACACCCTCACGCTTGAGGCAGTTGTAGGACCGCACGGTCAGGTCCAGGTCGTCGATCGGCAGCGCGAACGACGCGATGTGGTCCGCCTCGGCCGGCGACGGCCCGATCTCGATGCCTTCGGCCTCCACGTTCAGTTCCCGCGCGAGCCCGAACAGCTCAACCAGGGTCTTACCGGCCGAGGCCAGCGCGTCCCGCGGGGTGATGGAGTTCTTGGTCTCGACGTCCAGCACCAGCTTGTCGAAGTCGGTGCGCTGCTCGACACGGGTCGCCTCGACCTTGTAGGTCACCTTGAGCACCGGCGAGTAGATCGAGTCGACCGGGATGCGGCCGATCTCGGCGCCCGACACCTTGTTCTGCACGGCCGGGACGTAACCGCGGCCGCGCTCGACGATCAGCTCGACCTCGAGCTTGCCCTTGTCGTTCAGGGTGGCGATGTGCATGTCGGGGTTGTGCACCGTCACGCCGGCCGGCGGCACGATGTCACCGGCGGTGACCGCACCCGGGCCCTGCTTGCGCAGGTACATGGTGACCGGCTCGTCCTCCTCGGACGAGACCACCAGGCCCTTGAGGTTCAAGATGATGTCGGTGACATCCTCCTTGACGCCGGGGACCGTGGTGAACTCGTGCAGCACACCGTCGATGCGGATGCTGGTGACCGCCGCGCCGGGGATCGACGACAGCAGGGTGCGACGAAGCGAGTTGCCCAGGGTGTAACCGAATCCCGGCTCCAGCGGTTCGATGACGAACTGCGACCGGTTGTCGGCCACGACCTCTTCGGACAGGGTCGGACGCTGCGAGATCAGCATGGTGTTCTTTCTCCTTCTGGCACCCGCTATTTGATGCCGGTTGGGGGACTCGGGGTGGGACCCCGAGCTGTGTTACTTCGAGTAGAACTCGACGATCAGCTGCTCGGTGAGCGGCACGTCGATCTGTGCGCGCTCGGGCAGCTGGTGGACCAGGATGCGCTGACGCTCCCCGACCACCTGCAGCCAGCCCGGGATCGGGCGGTCGCCGGCGACCTCACGGGAGATCTGGAACGGCACCGTGTTGATCGACTTGTCCTTGACGTCGATGATGTCGTACTGCGACACCTGGTAGCTGGGCACGTCGACCTTCACACCGTTGACGGTG is a genomic window of Mycolicibacter heraklionensis containing:
- a CDS encoding DNA-directed RNA polymerase subunit alpha, yielding MLISQRPTLSEEVVADNRSQFVIEPLEPGFGYTLGNSLRRTLLSSIPGAAVTSIRIDGVLHEFTTVPGVKEDVTDIILNLKGLVVSSEEDEPVTMYLRKQGPGAVTAGDIVPPAGVTVHNPDMHIATLNDKGKLEVELIVERGRGYVPAVQNKVSGAEIGRIPVDSIYSPVLKVTYKVEATRVEQRTDFDKLVLDVETKNSITPRDALASAGKTLVELFGLARELNVEAEGIEIGPSPAEADHIASFALPIDDLDLTVRSYNCLKREGVHTVGELVARTESDLLDIRNFGQKSIDEVKVKLHQLGLSLKDSPASFDPSQVAGYDVATGTWSADAGYDEQDYAETEQL
- the truA gene encoding tRNA pseudouridine(38-40) synthase TruA, which translates into the protein MPKPPRPPRVPTSPDGRAEVVRLRLDIAYDGTEFAGWAVQAGQRTVAGVLDEALTTVFRTPVRLFAAGRTDTGVHATGQVAHVDVPDSALPHAYSRTRRDGEPEFLALTRRLARFLPVDVRVLRVQRTVADFDARFSALRRHYAYRLSTAPYGVVPQEARYVTAWSRPLDVDAMAQASRNLVGLHDFAAFCRHREGATTIRDLQRLDWVRDGDLITAHVTADAFCWSMVRSLVGAVLAVGEHRRDAAWCADLLNAARRSSDFTAAPARGLTLVGVDYPPDDQLGARTIITRDLRKPR
- the rplQ gene encoding 50S ribosomal protein L17; translated protein: MPKPTKGPRLGGSSSHQKALLANLATSLFTHGRIKTTEPKARALRPYAEKLITHAKKGTLHNRREVLKKIRDKDVVHSLFAEIAPHFADRNGGYTRIIKVEPRQGDNAPMAVIELVREKTVTSEADRARRAAAKAAKAAPKTEKAEKPAKVEEKAEEPAAEADAVEATEAPEAAEATEATEGTDES